gccacttgtaattccagctacagGGGAGCTGATGATTCTCTTCCAGTCTTcctgggtacctgcacacatatggggcatacacacacacacacataaatatagataaaaaatccatttaaaaatagaatttaaaaaagaattttcatcAAAATGCCCACTTTTTTGAGTTTCAGTGAGGACTGGACAGATGAAAACCCCATGGTACAGTTCTGGGCATGCATTAAATACTCAGAGACCTCGTTCCCTAAGCAATGGTTGGAGCTAAGCATAATGGCATACTCACCGTGATTAAGTCctaccttaaaatttttttaattaattagttttattttatacgtATGAGTCGTTTGatatcatgtgtgcatgtacaccacatgcctggtgcccttgggggctataagagggtgttgggtctcctagaactggaattacagatggttatgaccACCATGGGGGTACTcggaatagaacccaggttctctgtaagagcagtcagtgttcttatccatggggccatctctccagctccagtaagTCCCACTCTTGCAGAAAGGTCACATTAACCCGGGAATTCATGGCAGCCTACGTAGCATAGTGACACTCTGTCCCTAAACCATGTGTTCACGTTGTTGTCTCGTTGTTAAATAAGCAAAGGACGGTGTTCCATACCTACAAAACCCAAATGCTCCTTCAGACAGGAAGCTGAAACCACCTTGGTGACGCTAGGAGAGCAGCTCATCTCTgcctttttccccttcccctgccaCCTCATACCCTTCCCCTTGAGTTCCTGAACTCTCCGTCTGAGTGTTGCTGTGAATGTCTCTTTCCTAGACCTGATACTGGACCAGCAAGAACTGTTCAGTGACCTGAATGACAGTATGAGGGTTAAAGTGCGGGAAGCCCTTCTCAAGAAACGCCACCATCAGAATGATAGGCGGAGGAACAACCTCATTCCCATTGTCCGCTCCTTTGCTGAGGTTGGCAAGAAGCAATCGGACCCACATTCCATGGACAAAGATGGTAAGGACTTGGgggtgtctctctttttctctctgttgaaAACACATTTGGGGACCAGTTGGCGATGTGGAATTACTGCAGGGCGAGGCTGTGACACTTAGGCCCCTGGACTCCTTGATGGGTAGTGAGCTGGGTGACTAGGATGCTCCCTTCTCCGTGTGCCCTTGGATAGCATTCCAGGGGGGACTGCGAGGTGAGGGATGTATCCCCTGTGCTCCCAGAGAAGGTGTAGCTCTGGGGAGAATGGTCACATCGATGAGGAGCTGGGCCAGAGAAGGTGAGCTGCAGCCTTGTCCAGTTAAACAAAAGTCTGCTTAGACACAAACTGCTGTGGTCTAGCCAGGCCTCCAGGCTTCTGCTTTGGCTCCACCCCCTGGAGAGTGTATGGCCCTGGACAATCTTCACATCGCACTTAATAAAGACAATGGCAGGACCTTCCTTCCATTTGttgtgggatttctgtgtgttagCTTAGGTCCATAGCCTGTGTACAGGCGCGGGTGGGCCCAGCTGTTAACCACTTCTCTTGCCATGGCTGGGCGAGGCCTCGCCTGCAGCTTCTCCTCCTTTGCTGGCAAGCTGTTTGCCAAGCTCTGTGCAGAGGTGCTGGCGCACTGAGGGTCAGGATGGCTctctgcagagagaaaggaagataggaaggtAATGGAGGACTAGACCTCTGCCTTCTTAGCACTGAGTGCAGGGACAGACGTGATGGACTCTGCTTCATAGTCCTCCCAGCCTGTAGAGGTCACAGCTGGCTGTGATGGATGGCTGGatctgaggggaaggaggggcaaGCCCTTGGCAGATTCTGTTTGACTGTCTCCAAATAGGTCAGACTGTTTctcctcagtctgctccaactACGAGTCTTGAGGTGAAAAACGGAGTGAATTGCGAGCACAGTCCTGTGGATCTAAGCAAGGTGAGGAGACATGGCAGGTTGACTTCTAGACCGAAGGTTATCTGTAGTGGAGCCCAGGGTCTTCCGGAATCTTTCTGGGGTCTGGTAAGCTCCGATGGCTCATGAGCCTTCCCCAGGAGCAGCACTGCTCTGTGAAAAGGGACGCCATCTTCCTTGTTGTCtccctgtgcacactcagccGGCCGACTCAGCACAGTGAAGGCAGCCTGCTGCTGAGCCCCACTGCCCCGGCTCCCGGTGCATTAGTGACCCTCTGGCACCTGCTGCCGTGCATCCTTCTCACTCTCGTCACTGTTGTCACTGCAGTATTTTGCCGCTGCCTCCTAAAGCTCGTGATGTCTGGCTCTTCTTGGAGGGCTGTGGCTGCTGCATCTGATGGAGCAGTCAGTATTTGCAAGGAGAAATAACATGACCCAGAACTCCCGAGGCGCTTCCTCCCAGAGGAGCATGGTGGGGTGGGATGAAAGTTCTCGGACTTAAACTTTGATTCTtgagtggctcagtggctaaaggtgTTGCTGCCTGAATTCTGCCCTGAAACCCACACAGTGGTGGAGGAACTGATTTTCACAAggtgttctctggcttccatacatggactgcagcctgtgtagacacacacacatacaacacctaaacacacaccccacacactaaattacatatagtttatatgtgctataaatgataaatgtgtgtgtgtgtacacactcatgcGTGTATTCTATACTCCGTAGTTGTAGTCAGAATTCTCTCCCTGAATCTTAATCTcttccccttttttttaaaatagtggaCTGATCTGATCTATGATCGCTCCGTTCAGggtttttataaaaatcaaataaaacagtgAGGAACTCTTCTGTAACCTTGAGTGATACTTGAAGAGAATGATTGCCAGCGAAGCCGATGGCTCCTAAATTCTCAAAGGCTCCTGTGTACTTTCAGGTGGACCttcatttcatgaaaaaaattccCACTGGGGCAGAGGCCTCCAATGTCTTGGTTGGAGAGGTGGACACTCTGGACCGTCCCATCGTCGCCTTTGTGAGGCTCTCCCCAGCTGTGCTCCTCTCGGGCCTGACAGAAGTGCCCATCCCAACAAGGTACCTGGGTCCTGCCCCGAGCTGAGTGACCTGTGTGAGCACTGGCGCTAGCAGCTAGTTAGTACCAGAAGTTAGGGTGGGCCGTTCGGAGAGAGTGTTTAAAATTCCTTGGTGAGCTATGAAAGTGGGGGTGAAGGGAGGatgaggggtgggggggagtgagTTCTAAGTTTTAAGGCTGTGACCATGAGTACTGTTGGCCTTGGAAGAAGAGCCCAGGAGAACAGGGAAAGAGCACAGCAAGGTCCAGTGGATTGTCACACCAGGAGGCCTTCGTCTCCAGGGAACTGTCTCTAGGGAAAGGTACTGATGTCTTTCCACAGTGCTGGCAGGACTTGGCTATTTGTGTGCCCCAAGGTGGTGACGTGGTGATTCAGAGCCCCACTGATTATAGAGAGTGCACAGATGTCCAGAACACAATTCACGCTCCTCTCCAGGACTTGGTCATTTCAACTTCttatccttccctttctctgtcattttcttaataGAACAATGGATGGGGATTAGATAACCTTGAATTTACACAGCGGTGCAGTGTTTTGAAAAGACATCCTTTCTATGGCTAGGAACTGTGTCTATGGTAACGCTAAGAAGCCCAGCCAGCCACGTTATTGAATGATGTCTTATTAATAGCTCTGAATGGCGCCTGGCCATAGCAGGCTGATGTTCTTCTTGAAGGCGGTGATGGTCTCTGTGTGGTAGTCGGGGCGAGGTTTGCTATTTAGAGTGGATAAGatgtcccttctccttctttatttatgtagctccctcttttgtgtgttttggcaGATTTTTGTTTATCTTGCTGGGCCCAGTAGGAAAAGGTCAGCAGTACCACGAGATTGGCAGATCCATGGCCACCATCATGACCGATGAGGTACAGACCACTCTGCCTTCCATCCACTCATCTCGTAATTAGTGAGCATTTCTATCTCGCGGAAGCTGTGTGTGTTGTTGGGGATacgataaggactgtggcagcatCTGCTGGGAAGCATCCGGGACTTCTCTAGGAGCCATTCAAAGAGAACCACACCCTCTGGGAGACTTTCCTTGCAGTtccattgcttgtttgtttatagacAGGTTCttagtagcccaggttggccttgaacacctagtgctgggattataagcatgtaccactatgGCCACTTAACTCTCCCTTTTTTAAGTAAtccaagatgcaaagacatcaTTTTCTGGGAGAATTATTATTGCCAAGTAAAATGTGTCAACTCATATTTAATGTAGCTCATGAAGCCTGAGTTAACTTTCTAGAGAATATAGTTAATTAAATATGTTGAACTTATTTGTATAAAGAAATACTCCTGTTCCCTGGAAAGAGAGGTTTGCATAAGGTCAGGCTGTGCCCTCGGGCAGTGTCATGTGGAGGTGTCATGGTCACTCTGTACCTGGTGAGGGCTGCTGTGCAGTGGTTCCAAGGCACACATCTGTGCGCTAAGTTCATGTATGGCTGTCCAAGGCACACATCTGTGCGCTAAGTTCATGTGTGATCTCTCTCTGGTCCTTTCACAGATGACCTCCATTAGCAAGACTGTCTATTTTCAGACGTGACTAAGAGAATTTCTGTGTCCTTTCTCCTGTGGAGACAATAAAATGACTTTAAGTGGTGTCTTATCtccttgacacagggtctcactccgTGAGCCCACCTGGCCTTCCACTTGAGGTGCCCTCCTGCTGTGGTCTGGGGTGTGCCTGGATTCACGGGCACAGGCACCtccgcactctgcgttaggttcCTTTAAGCACTAAGTTTTATGTCTTAGATATCCATGCCAGAGATAAAAATCAAGAGGCTGTATCCATTTCTCAGTGGATATTGTTGCAAACACAGTAATGTTGAGTTTTCCTAAGgtgttttcctcccttctgtaGATTTTTCATGATGTGGCATATAAAGCCAAGGAGCGAGATGACCTTCTGGCCGGGATAGATGAGTTCCTGGACCAGGTGACTGTGCTCCCTCCAGGGGAGTGGGACCCATCCATTAGAATTGAGCCACCCAAAAATGTCCCTTCCCAGGTAACGTATGCATATAAGCTATTTGTGGCTGCTGTTCTTTCCACAGACAAGCAAAAGTTATGTCTGTTTATGCCAAATATACCAAGACTTGTCCCTGTTTGGGAGCTCTTGAATGTCAGACTAGGAATAAAAGACTAATCTGTAATAACAGGTAGGCCCTGATGTGATGAGATatcattgtcttttgttttgttgttgttgttttcttttggttttgagacagggtttctctgtagctttggagcctgtcctggaactagttcttgtagaacaggctggcttcgaactcacagagatccatctgcctctgcctcccaagtgctgggattaaaggagtgtgccaacCCTGCCCGGCTAAAATATCATCGTTAACTGGGAATGGAGTTCTCGCCACAAAGGGAAGGACTGATCTAGagtgaaggaggggagagggaaagtatTTCCtggaaatacattgtatacaaaatattcaagttaaaaaaaaaacatggtataaTGAAAGAACAAATAGGTTTCTAGTGGTTCTCTGACATACCGAGGATGGGAAGAGAGCTTCTGTATGTACCAGATGAGGACAGACATTTTTATCCATGTAAATTTGGCCTTCCCAGATGCCCGCCCCTGCTCTTGTCTCTAGTTTACAGAATTGACTGATCTAGGGTAATATTTTAAAGGTCGGTGAGACAGGGATGCAGACCTGAAACTGAGGCTGAAACCCATGTGATGCCCTATGCGTTAATCTCAccagctgggaggcagacagaaggattataaatgcaaagccagcccgagttacataccaagttccatgcctgcctggactgtatagtaagatcctggctccacaaaacaaaacaacaaggattatttgaatatggcagcacatgcctttaatcccagaactcagaagcaagagatctttgtgggttcaagatcagtgtatatatggagtttcaggactacagaaagaccctgtcaaagcaatgacaaaaaacaaaattaataattgattgagggaagaaaagggagaaggaggtaaagacatcacgcactagttgagtacatgtacacacacatgaccacacatgttacatacatacacacacacacacaagctggggtggtggcacatgtctatacttgagttcttcccaaggtcctgcacATATGATGTCCctactgcaaaaataaatagatacgtaaataaaagaaaagatttaaagtaAGGACAGTTAAATCCACTACATTATGGAATaatatggatctgggaagaggaataaaaatttcttagccagcctcggtggcacatgcctgtaactctaacacctgagaggcagagacaggaagatcagaagttcaaggtcatcctcagttaaatattgaatttgaggtcaatttggGTTTCAAGAAATCATCTCTcgaaaatgaataaaaccttgCAGTAATAGCCTCAGTTATTAagtagacacacctgggaagacagaacctcaaagagttgccttcaccagattggcctgcagacatgactaCAGGGTGTGTTCTTCATTGTTAATTCATGCAGGGGAGCCTAGTCTCATTATGGTGGATAATGTGATCCAGGGACAGGTGGTTTTGTTGTACaaggaaggtagaaaggcagagagacaaagccagtaagcagcctcatccatggtctctgcttcagttcctgcctccagctttgaaCCTCAGCTTTCCTCATTGATGGATGGTGAAGTGTAGTAAAGAACAAACCCCAGTCTCCCCGAGTTGGTATCAGTCATggcgtttatcacagcagtggaaacctaaCTAGGAAAGACCCAAAATGTGACTAGACCTCTCAGCCATTTCAGTCCCTTGGGGGAGCCTCCCATTGACTATCACAACAAAGACCAGTATTTCCTGAGGATCTAATTCTCTACAGTGGTGCAACCACCCTAGAAGATTCCAGCCAGGGCTTGTTAAGATTAACCCCTTCTGGTCCTGACTGAAGGCAGGTTTTGCTGTGAGGCCACTCTACCTTGAGACCAAAGCAGGCTTGGTCCCAGCCATCCATCCCAGAAGGCTGTTCACATCACCCCTGAGAGATAAGCAGGGTCAAAGCACTGACAAGAGTCAAAGGTCACCTTCCAGAGTAGATCTAGAGCTGTGAGTGGCTCTAACAGATGTGATAACTCAAATAGACTCAACAGACATCGataaaacattccatccaaacagaaaagaaaataccttcttctcagcacctcatgaaaccttctcaaaaattgagcacatactgggtaacaaagcaaacctcaacagacacaaaacatttgaaacaccccatgcatcttatcagatctccatggcttaaaattagaattcaacagcaatgctaattccagagcccacaaacacatggaaattaaacaatgctcaccagcCCCGGGTCTCCTTGCCTTCCAGGTTGCTGGATGAAAGCAGGCTATGTAGATTCAGGTAGGGGTTCAGGGAGATGCGGTAGTCCTTTTGGGGGCTCAACCAACAGTGACACCCCAGGGGTGGTTGGCAGGGGCACATTGTCCTTCAGGAGGCCTCTAACAAAGACTGGGGCCTCAGAGTCCCACAGGGGCTGGGTGTGGAATGAGCTGGGATGCTGGGGAATGCAGACTCATGGGCTCCCGGTCACCCCAGaagggcccagcagtggtggtagtAAGGGATTGTGGCTTCCCTCAGCAGGTTTCAGTCCCAGAGCCAGCATCACCATCTGAAGACACCTCCCAAGGAGGGAATTGACAGGTTGGGCACCTGCCTGGAGGTACCCAGAGGAGAGTCTCCCAGGATCTCAGGTTTCTTCTGACTCTGGGTCTGCAGGGCTAACTGGAGCAGGGCAGTGGACAGGGTAGGTCCGCTGAGCCGTAGCATGGAGTGGGCACACCCAAAAGGCCCTGCTGGCCACTGGCACTTCATGCAGCAGAGGATTGAGCAGCAGTTGGAGGGAGGTAGATGGGCCCAGATTGTCCAACAGCTGCAGGATGTTTGGCTCAGGTGGGAGTCCCTTGCCTCGATTGGGAGCTGTGGCATGGGCAGCAATGAGTGCTGTCAGCATGCTGTGGCCAGTAGAACCTAGAGCAAAGAAGGACACACGAAGGTGACTGCCACCCAGGTCCAGGCTACCTGCCCTCTGTTCTGCAGCCTTTGCCATCTCTGCTGTCTCATACTCCAGTACTGCAAAGCCCCTCAGCTGCCCACCCTTGCCACATGGCAGGTGAAAGAAGGTGGGTATATCGACCGCGGACAGTGCCTGGTGCAGGGCATCCACATCATTGAAGCCAGGTGGCAGATGGTCCACACAGAGGCACCGGGAGTGCAACAAGGCAGGAGACAGCGGCCCAGCATCTGTGCAATACACATACAGTGTTTGGGGGCTCAGTGGTTTGCTCTGTAAATCAGCCTTGCCCTGGCAGCCGAGCCGTTCATCATGTACTCTGCAAAGCCATAGCCCTTAGAGTGGCCTGTGCGCTCTCTGTACACTACGAAGCAGCGCTCCAGGCTGCCAAAGGGCCGCACCAGCTCCTCACACTGTGCCTGGGTCAGGCAGGGCGGCAGCTTGGCCACACACAACAGAGCATCTGTAGGCTGCAGCTGAACTGACAGCTCCGGCTCTCGAAGCCGGCTCTGGTGGTAGGCCTTGATGGCAGCTTAGCCTGATCCCCTTCCAGCAGGGTCACGAAAGCTGTCCCTTTGTATTTGTCCACCAACTGTCCTTGAGTTCATAGTCGCTCAGAAGATCACAATAGCCTACTTCCTGGTTGGTCAAGTCCCCCGGAAGGCCCCGGATCAGTATCATGGCAGCGGTTATGGATCTGGCACTCAGTAGTTCCAGGCGCTTCCGGATCTCTTCCGGTTCCAAGGACAGCAGCTCCTGTTCAGGTGCTCATCGATAGGCGGTCCACAAAGTTTCCcctttggcctctgcctccaagttgaCCAGCGGCCAGT
The Microtus pennsylvanicus isolate mMicPen1 chromosome 2, mMicPen1.hap1, whole genome shotgun sequence DNA segment above includes these coding regions:
- the LOC142843391 gene encoding electroneutral sodium bicarbonate exchanger 1-like; translated protein: MPAGSNEPDGVLSYQRPDEEAVVDQGGTSTTLNVHYEKEELEGHRTLYVGVRMPLGRQGHRHHRTHGQKHRRRGARGKGTSQGEEVLEALAHDTPSQHVQFILGTEDDEEHVPHELFTELDEICLREGEDAKWKETCRWLKFEEDVEDGGERWSKPYVATLSLHSLFELRSCLINGSVLLDMRASSIEEISDLILDQQELFSDLNDSMRVKVREALLKKRHHQNDRRRNNLIPIVRSFAEVGKKQSDPHSMDKDGQTVSPQSAPTTSLEVKNGVNCEHSPVDLSKVDLHFMKKIPTGAEASNVLVGEVDTLDRPIVAFVRLSPAVLLSGLTEVPIPTRFLFILLGPVGKGQQYHEIGRSMATIMTDEIFHDVAYKAKERDDLLAGIDEFLDQVTVLPPGEWDPSIRIEPPKNVPSQVTYAYKLFVAAVLSTDKQKLCLFMPNIPRLVPVWELLNVRLGIKD